The nucleotide sequence ATCTGGCCCCTCGTTTTATTGTGTCGAGCGTAATTAACCTAACCCCGCGTACCATTCAGGTTGAAGGTCCGGAACACCTCGTGCGCGGGCTGTCAGATACGGTGTTTGTGAAGATTCCCCGCAAACGTATTGTTGACAACTACGACGAAGAAGTCCCGCTGAACTATTTTCGCCATCCGCTCCTGCATACCAGCACCGACCGCGTTGCGGTGAGTTTTGAAGTTGGCGAACTCCTCTCTCCACCGGGTCAGTAACGGGTCTTCGCAACGCATGAAAGCTCCCCTGCAGATTGGCGTAACGGGCGGTATTGGGTCGGGCAAGAGCCTGGTATGCCGTGTATTCCGTGCCCTCGGTATTCCGGTTTATGAAGCCGATGAACGCGCGAAATGGCTTACGGAACACGACCCTATCCTGAAAGCAGACATAATCCGGGTGCTGGGACCCAATGCATATGACCCAATCGGGCGTTATGACCGGGCCTGGGTGGCGTCGCAGGTATTTTCTGATCCTGTCTTACTGTCCCGGCTCAATGCCGTTATTCACCCCCGCGTGGCCGCCGATACATTGGGCTGGACGAATGAGCACGCAGCCCAGCCTTACGTGATCAAGGAAGCCGCCCTGATGGGAGCCGCCGGCGCCAATAATACGCTGCACAAAGTGGTTGTTGTACAGGCCCCTGCAACATTGCGTATCGAGCGGATTCGCCTGCGCGACCCGTTCCGCTCCGATCAGGAAATTAGCAACATCATCAACCGCCAGGTCAGCGACGCTGAGCGGCTCAGTATCGCTGATTACGTACTCGAAAACGACGAAAGGCAGTTATTGCTTCCACAAATTATGGCGTTGCACCACGAATTTTTGCGACAGGCAGCCGAACAGCGCGTTACCAGACGGTAGTCAGAGAGGATACTTTCCACCCTATAATTCGATCAGATTTTCTGAAACCTTTCGATATATCTACCAGTTCCATAGGAAAAATCTAAGCAACAAATACGTTATGAAACAATTCCTGATGGTAGCTGGATTACTGACCGTAATCTATAGCTGTTCCCCCCGGGTAACTGTCGATAGCAACAGCCGGGTTAACTTTAACAAGTATAAAACATTTGCCTGGATGGATTCCGATGTTAAGGCAGGACAAAATCCATTGTACTACAACCAGCTGGCAACAGAGAGCGTCGAAAATACGATGGCAAAAGTTCTGCAGGATAAGGGCCTTCAACAAGTTGAATCGCGCCCGGATCTGCTGGTGGGTTATCACTTCTTTGTTGAAGACAAAACACGCACCGTCGCACAGCCTGTTTCGCCAATCTATGGTCCTTACTTAGGCTGGGGTCGATGGGGTTATGCGGGCTGGGGCCCCGGCTGGTGGGGCTGGGGCGGACAGCAGTACGTTCAGCAGGAGTATCAGTCCGGTACGTTGGTAGTTGATATGGTCGATGCCCGCACGCACCAGTTAGTGTGGCGGGGCTCTATTCAGAACGCCGTTGCTGATCCGGCCCGGATTACTGCGCAACTGACCCGCGAAGTGGAACGAATCACCGAGAAATTCCCCGATCGGAATAGCTAGGTAGTTGATGAGAATACAAAACGGCCCCGACCTAACAGTACGTCGGGGCCGTTTTGTATTCTGTGCATTAACTTTAGGGCCAGAGCGTTGTCGGATAAGTTCCTTCGTCATGCAGGTTCCGGAGCGCAGCCTGAACAGTTGGCTTATCTTCCGGGTAAGTGACGCCAAACCAGGCCGAGCGGCTACGAAACACCTTGCAGTTGCCCGTGTTGGTCTGAATCAGATTCGTCATCACGGTCGGAATATAAAACTCGGCCTTGGGCGCATTGATGTTGGCAATGGCGTAGCTTTCAAACTGGTGCTGAACCAGCGGAAAAACAGAGGGTTTGAAACCCCAGAAATTCATAGAAACTGGCGTGTCGGGTGCCAGTGGGGTTAATCCATCGGCTTCTTCGAAAACAATCTGCCCGTCTTTCTCGTAGATTTTTGTCCGCTCGATTACCGACGCCAGGTTACCATTTTCGCCTACGTCGCATACGCCCCGCGACACCGACCCATTCTCCGACAGGGTATTTTTTACTTCGTAGCCGACCATAGCGTGAAGCTGATCGTCGGTATTGGTCTTCAGGAAGTCGCTGATTAGCTGGAACGCTTCGAAACCATAAAAATCGTCGGCATTGATAACGGCAAACGGCGTGTCAACGTGGTTTTTGGCGCAGAGCATAGCATGGCCCGTTCCCCACGGTTTTGTCCGGACGACTTCTCCTACCTCAGCCGGTACATATGAATTCAATGCCTGAATGGCATAATCCACCTCGATTTTACCGGCCAACTTTTTACCAAATATTTCTTTAAAATCGGCGCGGAGTTCTTCCCGAATGATGAACACCACCTTGCCAAAACCGGCTCGGATAGCGTCAAATAACGAATAATCCATGATGGTTTCGCCGTTCGGCCCGAACTGGTCGAGCTGCTTGATACCACCATAACGGCTGCCCATACCGGCTGCCAGGATCAGAAGGGTAGGTTGCATTTTTAAGTCTGATAAAACAGTTGTCGATCGTCAAATAAGGCAAAGATTGCCCGGCACGTGTTGCCCGGCCAAAATTAGGAAAAACGCATCGGGCTACCTACCGAAAGCTACACTCCCTCCTCTATAACCGCTTTATCATTTATTTATAAAATTTTTTCTTAACAATATTCTATTTCTGGTAGTTGTCGTTATAATTGTGAGCAAAACAATAGTTGCTTTAACAAGTAATTATTTTTCATCACGCAGATGCCTTTTTATCATTCACTCGGTCAGATTCCAGCTAAGCGGCACACGCAGTTTGCCATGCCGAACAAGGCTGGATTGTATTACGAACAACTGTTCGGAACCATCGGCTTCGATGGCATGTCGTCGCTGCTGTATCATATTCACCGCCCGACCATGGTTCGCGAAGTTCTGGAAAGCGTGGACGTAACGCCAAAGCTGGCTGTGGCGAAGAATATGCTGGCGCGTAAGTTGATCGGCTTTAAGGTTGAGCCAATTATAACCACTGCGCCCGACGATTTTCTGGAGAGTCGGGTGCCGCTGCTGGTCAACAACGATCTCATCATCGGGCTGGCGGCTCCGCGCCGGGGCCTGACAACGTATTTCTATAAAAATGCCGATGCCGATGAGCTGCTATTTGTTCATCGCGGCTCAGGGCGGCTCCGGACGCTGTTTGGCTCACTCGACTTTGGTTATGGCGATTATCTGGTCATCCCGCGCGGCATGATCTATCAGATTGAGTTCGAGACTTCCGAGCAGCCGCGGTTATTATACGTGGAGTCGCACTCGCCTATCTATACGCCCAAACGGTACCGCAACCACTTCGGGCAGATGCTCGAACACGCGCCGTTCTGCGAACGCGATATTCGGCGGCCGCAGAGCCTCGAAACCCACGACGAAATCGGCGATTTTTTGATTAAAATCAAGAAACAGGGCGCCTTGCACTCGCTGGTTTACGCCAGCCACCCGTTTGATGTGGTTGGCTGGGATGGCTACAATTATCCGTATGCGTTCAACATCCAGAATTTTGAACCCATTACGGGTCGGGTGCATCAGCCGCCCCCAGTCCATCAGACCTTCCAGACCGATACGTTCGTGGTCTGTTCGTTCGTGCCGCGCCTGTTCGATTACCACCCCAAGGCGATTCCGGCGCCCTATAATCACTCGAACATCGACTCCGACGAGATGATCTATTACGTTGACGGCGATTTCATGAGCCGCAACGACATTGCGCCCGGTCACATTACACTGCATCCGGGCGGCATACCACACGGTCCGGCTCCCGGCGCCATGGAGCGCAGTATTGGCAAGAAAGAAACCGTTGAATATGCGGTCATGGTCGATACGTTCCGGCCGCTCATGATTACCGAGCAGGCCCTGGCCATTGACGATGGAACGTACTACAAATCGTGGCTGGAGTAACTGGAAAACCAGAATTACGCGCTGTTACCCAAACCTGAACAACCATCAACAAATCGTAATGGAAGCCTTAGATCTTTTAGAACCTCAGTTAACCGACGATTTTCTGCCGCTCAACGGCACGGATTATCTGGAACTTTACGTCGGCAATGCCCGGCAGGCAGCGCATTATTTTCAGACGGCATTTGGCTTTCAGCCCGTTGCCCACGCCGGACTGGCCACGGGTCTACGCGACCGCGAATCCTACGTTGTGCAGCAGGGCAAAATCCGGCTGGTCCTGACCTCGCCCCTGCATGGCGACTCAGCAATTGGTCGGCACTTGGATCAGCACGGCGACGGCGTTCGGGTGGTGGCTCTGTGGGTCGACAACGCTACCAAAGCGTTTGAGGAAACCACCAGCCGGGGTGCCAGGGCGTTTATGGAGCCAACCCGCGAGCAGGATGAACATGGTTACGTGGTCCGGTCGGGCATTCATACCTACGGCGATACAGTGCATGTATTCGTTGAGCGGAACGACTATAGCGGCCCTTTCCTGCCCGGTTATGAAGCCTGGAATCCAGCCTATCGCCCGACTGATGTGGGCCTGAAGTACGTCGATCACATGGTGGGTAACGTGGGCTGGAATGAAATGAACAAATGGATGCAGTTCTATCAGGACGTCATGGGGTTTCAGCAGCTCGTTTCGTTCGATGATAAAGACATCTCGACCGAATACACGGCCCTGATGAGCAAGGTCATGAGCAACGGCAATGGTCGGGTCAAATTCCCGATCAATGAACCTGCCGAGGGAAAGAAAAAGTCGCAGATTGAGGAATACCTCGATTTTTACGGTGGACCGGGCGTTCAGCACATTGCTGTTGCTACCGACAACATCGTTGAAACAGTGATGGCGCTGCGCGACCGGGGTGTTGAGTTCCTGACCGTGCCCGACACCTATTACGACGATCTGGCCAGCCGCGTCGGCCCCATTGACGAAGAGATTGCGACGCTCCGGCCGCTGGGCGTGCTGGTCGACCGGGACGACGAAGGCTATCTGCTTCAGATTTTCACCAAGCCGATCTGTCCACGTCCAACGCTGTTTTTTGAAATCATTCAGCGCAAGGGCGCCCGCTCGTTCGGAAAAGGCAACTTCAAAGCGCTTTTCGAAGCCATCGAACGCGAACAGGCCTTACGGGGAACATTATGATTTAGTGAATGAGCGATTGAGTGAATTAGGGTTAGCTCTTTTCACTCAATCACTAAATCGCCAACTCACTCAATATCATGATTCAGGATTATTCAAAATATACTGACGACGATCAGGCGGTCTGGAAACTCCTGTTCGAGCGGCAGATGGAGCGGTTACCCGGCCGGGCCAGTCAGGCGTATATGGACGGGATAATCGCGACGGGTTTTCCGAACGTGCGGATTCCGGACTTTGAACGGGATCTGAACCCGCGGCTGGCCCCGCTGACGGGCTGGCGCGTGGTAGCCGTGCCCGGACTGATTGGCAATCGCGAGTTCTTTGAACTCATGGCCGACCGCCGGTTTCCGGCAACGACCTGGCTACGCAGCCGCGATCAGCTCGATTACCTGCCCGAGCCCGATATGTTCCACGATACGTTCGGGCACGTGCCTGTGCTGACGAATCAGGCTTTCTGCGACTTTCTGGCGGCCCTGAGTCATATTGCTCTGCGGTTTGTCGATCACGAAGAAGCTATTGAGATGATTTCACGGCTCTACTGGTACACCGTCGAATTTGGGCTGATTCGGGAAGCCAATGGGCTGCGTATTTACGGCGGGGGCATCCTTTCATCGCCGGGTGAGACGATTTACAGCCTGGAAAGCGACGTCCCTAAACGAATACCGTATGACGTAGCTACGCTGCTTCAAACGCCCTATATCATTGATCATTTTCAGGAGCAGTATTTCGTGATCGATTCCTACGAGCAGTTGTACCACTCCGTGCCGGAGATCGAAGCGACGCTGGAGGGATTACTGGTTAGTTAACTAATTGGTCATTAGCTTCGCGGCAGTAAGTCGTCATTGGGTGTTGCATTACGTTTTACGTTGGCCACGATGACGACAACTGCCGTAATGATAACCTATGCGCTTTTAGTCGATGACCCATCCTTCTGATAACCGGGCTTATTTCTTCAAGATTGATACCACCATCAAGAAAATTCGTAATGCGCTGCAGAAGCAGTTCAACGATGCAGCCTTTGGTCTGACGGTCGATCAGTGGGTGGTTATCGATCACCTGTTTCGCAATCCGGGCATCAGTCAGAATACCCTCTCGGAACTGACGACCAAGGATGCACCTACGGTTACCCGCATTATTGACCTGCTCTGCCAGAAGGGTCTGACCGAACGGCGCATGGCCGACACCGACCGCCGAAAGTTTCTGGTGTATCTGACCGAAGCCGGCGAAGCAAAGCACGGCGAGGTGCTGCCGGTTGTATCGGCCATGCGCCGGAAGGGCTGGGGTAGTTTAAGCGATGAAGATTATCACCACCTCGTCCGGATTATGGATTCGATTTATCAGAATGTAAGCGAATGATTGCCAACCGGGGCTGGTTGTCAGCCCGGTTGACGTAAACACTAACTGACGGCCCGCGTTACTGACTCTATGTACGGAATCTTCAGTTACGACATTGCCAGCCCCCGCGTTGGCTTCAAACACCGCGATCATATTCTTGATCTGGAAGTGGTCGGCCTGTTAGGCTATTTCAGCGAGCTGAATCTCGATCCGGCCGTATTTGCCCGACCTACGCTGAACGACTTCATGAAGCTCGGTAAGCCTACCTGGCAGGCGGTGAACCACCGGATTAAAGACCTGCTTTCCAATGAAAACGTAGCGTTCGAGGGAGTTCACGACCAGGTGCTTATTCGTGAGTCGCGGGCGATGATGCACCTGCCGGTACGTATCGGTGATTACACCGATTTTTACGCGGGGATTCACCATGCCGAAAACGTCGGGCGGATGTTTCGGCCGGATGGCGAGCCGCTGCTGCCGAATTACAAACAGATGCCAGTAGCCTACCACGGTCGGGCGTCATCCATTGTTGTGTCAGGCACACCCATTCGTCGGCCGCAGGGCCAATTTATGCAGGGTGGCAAACTGACGTTCGGACCATCGCAGGCGCTTGATTTTGAGCTGGAGCTGGGACTCATTATTGGTAAAGAATCCAGGTTAGGCCAGCCCGTATCCATCGCCGACGCGGAAGACTATGTTTTCGGCCTTGTGCTGTTCAACGACTGGTCGGCGCGTGACATTCAGCGGTGGGAGTATCAGCCTTTGGGACCTTTTCTGGGTAAAAACTTTGGCTCATCCATGTCGGCCTGGGTGGTACCGTTTGAGGATTTACATCCGTTTCGCGTTGAAAGTCCGAGGCAAGAGCCAGCCCTGTTGCCCTACCTGCAATCGTCCCCAACGGAAGGCACTATCTCAAACCATTTTGATTTAACCCTCGAAGTGCTTCTGAATGATGTGGTTATCAGCCAGACGAATGCCCGGTATTTATATTGGAGCTTTGCGCAGATGATCGCCCACCATACCGTCAACGGCTGTAACCTGAACGTTGGCGATGTGCTGGCCTCCGGCACAATTTCAGGTACCGA is from Spirosoma taeanense and encodes:
- the coaE gene encoding dephospho-CoA kinase (Dephospho-CoA kinase (CoaE) performs the final step in coenzyme A biosynthesis.): MKAPLQIGVTGGIGSGKSLVCRVFRALGIPVYEADERAKWLTEHDPILKADIIRVLGPNAYDPIGRYDRAWVASQVFSDPVLLSRLNAVIHPRVAADTLGWTNEHAAQPYVIKEAALMGAAGANNTLHKVVVVQAPATLRIERIRLRDPFRSDQEISNIINRQVSDAERLSIADYVLENDERQLLLPQIMALHHEFLRQAAEQRVTRR
- a CDS encoding DUF4136 domain-containing protein gives rise to the protein MKQFLMVAGLLTVIYSCSPRVTVDSNSRVNFNKYKTFAWMDSDVKAGQNPLYYNQLATESVENTMAKVLQDKGLQQVESRPDLLVGYHFFVEDKTRTVAQPVSPIYGPYLGWGRWGYAGWGPGWWGWGGQQYVQQEYQSGTLVVDMVDARTHQLVWRGSIQNAVADPARITAQLTREVERITEKFPDRNS
- a CDS encoding nucleotidyltransferase family protein, with the protein product MQPTLLILAAGMGSRYGGIKQLDQFGPNGETIMDYSLFDAIRAGFGKVVFIIREELRADFKEIFGKKLAGKIEVDYAIQALNSYVPAEVGEVVRTKPWGTGHAMLCAKNHVDTPFAVINADDFYGFEAFQLISDFLKTNTDDQLHAMVGYEVKNTLSENGSVSRGVCDVGENGNLASVIERTKIYEKDGQIVFEEADGLTPLAPDTPVSMNFWGFKPSVFPLVQHQFESYAIANINAPKAEFYIPTVMTNLIQTNTGNCKVFRSRSAWFGVTYPEDKPTVQAALRNLHDEGTYPTTLWP
- a CDS encoding homogentisate 1,2-dioxygenase produces the protein MPFYHSLGQIPAKRHTQFAMPNKAGLYYEQLFGTIGFDGMSSLLYHIHRPTMVREVLESVDVTPKLAVAKNMLARKLIGFKVEPIITTAPDDFLESRVPLLVNNDLIIGLAAPRRGLTTYFYKNADADELLFVHRGSGRLRTLFGSLDFGYGDYLVIPRGMIYQIEFETSEQPRLLYVESHSPIYTPKRYRNHFGQMLEHAPFCERDIRRPQSLETHDEIGDFLIKIKKQGALHSLVYASHPFDVVGWDGYNYPYAFNIQNFEPITGRVHQPPPVHQTFQTDTFVVCSFVPRLFDYHPKAIPAPYNHSNIDSDEMIYYVDGDFMSRNDIAPGHITLHPGGIPHGPAPGAMERSIGKKETVEYAVMVDTFRPLMITEQALAIDDGTYYKSWLE
- the hppD gene encoding 4-hydroxyphenylpyruvate dioxygenase produces the protein MEALDLLEPQLTDDFLPLNGTDYLELYVGNARQAAHYFQTAFGFQPVAHAGLATGLRDRESYVVQQGKIRLVLTSPLHGDSAIGRHLDQHGDGVRVVALWVDNATKAFEETTSRGARAFMEPTREQDEHGYVVRSGIHTYGDTVHVFVERNDYSGPFLPGYEAWNPAYRPTDVGLKYVDHMVGNVGWNEMNKWMQFYQDVMGFQQLVSFDDKDISTEYTALMSKVMSNGNGRVKFPINEPAEGKKKSQIEEYLDFYGGPGVQHIAVATDNIVETVMALRDRGVEFLTVPDTYYDDLASRVGPIDEEIATLRPLGVLVDRDDEGYLLQIFTKPICPRPTLFFEIIQRKGARSFGKGNFKALFEAIEREQALRGTL
- the phhA gene encoding phenylalanine 4-monooxygenase, producing the protein MIQDYSKYTDDDQAVWKLLFERQMERLPGRASQAYMDGIIATGFPNVRIPDFERDLNPRLAPLTGWRVVAVPGLIGNREFFELMADRRFPATTWLRSRDQLDYLPEPDMFHDTFGHVPVLTNQAFCDFLAALSHIALRFVDHEEAIEMISRLYWYTVEFGLIREANGLRIYGGGILSSPGETIYSLESDVPKRIPYDVATLLQTPYIIDHFQEQYFVIDSYEQLYHSVPEIEATLEGLLVS
- a CDS encoding MarR family winged helix-turn-helix transcriptional regulator, with protein sequence MTHPSDNRAYFFKIDTTIKKIRNALQKQFNDAAFGLTVDQWVVIDHLFRNPGISQNTLSELTTKDAPTVTRIIDLLCQKGLTERRMADTDRRKFLVYLTEAGEAKHGEVLPVVSAMRRKGWGSLSDEDYHHLVRIMDSIYQNVSE
- the fahA gene encoding fumarylacetoacetase, coding for MYGIFSYDIASPRVGFKHRDHILDLEVVGLLGYFSELNLDPAVFARPTLNDFMKLGKPTWQAVNHRIKDLLSNENVAFEGVHDQVLIRESRAMMHLPVRIGDYTDFYAGIHHAENVGRMFRPDGEPLLPNYKQMPVAYHGRASSIVVSGTPIRRPQGQFMQGGKLTFGPSQALDFELELGLIIGKESRLGQPVSIADAEDYVFGLVLFNDWSARDIQRWEYQPLGPFLGKNFGSSMSAWVVPFEDLHPFRVESPRQEPALLPYLQSSPTEGTISNHFDLTLEVLLNDVVISQTNARYLYWSFAQMIAHHTVNGCNLNVGDVLASGTISGTEPGSYGSLLELSWNGERPLVLPGETAEPEGRKRTFLQDGDTVTMRGISIKHGHTLKFGEVTGTIQPSAQ